A part of Podarcis muralis chromosome 15, rPodMur119.hap1.1, whole genome shotgun sequence genomic DNA contains:
- the LOC114585747 gene encoding claudin-34-like — translation MPSIASLPSTKAELPPQAHDGSFPVRLLCRVSCVQLAAFLLAVLGCLMSICSTSANLDWRVWQVDKIMGSNQQGIAGIGIWGACSVRRVTMKKTNIICIPFNGEESLPAEIIVAQDLMPMASVANAVTVLWMAFALCNIFEPGKDENFIDTFFSIGARIELAAGTCVLIPIAWNLYSVLRNEGIPLPEVLGVPPIPTEQYAGMAIYIGFLAAALQLLSGTLVLGEKYFWKMSKINTSKPKFVNDPESVTDTENPKLRMKYRQYFSSVTLECEEEKPTIWRRCQSHIKTETMPGSLAIWLRNGSRPVTGFLRGQAESPDPTRSPPSCGITTHDNVLWD, via the coding sequence ATGCCTTCTATCGCCAGCCTTCCCAGCACTAAAGCGGAACTTCCACCCCAGGCGCATGATGGGTCCTTCCCAGTCCGCCTGCTGTGCAGGGTGTCCTGCGTGCAACTAGCTGCCTTTCTCCTGGCTGTCCTGGGCTGCCTAATGAGCATCTGCTCCACATCTGCCAACCTTGACTGGAGAGTGTGGCAAGTGGACAAAATCATGGGCAGCAACCAGCAGGGCATTGCGGGCATTGGCATCTGGGGTGCCTGTTCCGTCAGAAGAGTTACTATGAAGAAAACTAACATCATATGTATACCATTCAATGGTGAGGAGTCCCTGCCAGCAGAAATCATTGTGGCCCAGGACTTGATGCCAATGGCCTCAGTGGCCAATGCGGTGACCGTTCTTTGGATGGCCTTTGCTCTTTGCAACATCTTTGAGCCGGGAAAAGACGAAAATTTCATTGATACCTTCTTTTCAATCGGAGCAAGGATAGAGTTGGCAGCAGGTACTTGTGTACTGATTCCCATTGCATGGAATCTTTATTCTGTATTAAGAAACGAAGGAATTCCGCTTCCGGAGGTTTTGGGAGTTCCTCCGATTCCCACAGAACAATATGCTGGAATGGCCATCTATATTGGGTTTCTTGCTGCAGCTTTGCAGCTGTTAAGCGGAACTCTGGTTctgggtgaaaaatatttttggaaaATGAGTAAAATAAACACTTCCAAGCCAAAATTTGTAAATGACCCAGAAAGTGTTACAGACACCGAAAACCCAAAGCTGAGGATGAAATACAGACAGTACTTCTCTTCTGTGACACTGGaatgtgaagaagaaaaacccactaTCTGGCGGAGATGTCAAAGTCATATTAAAACGGAAACCATGCCAGGCTCACTAGCAATATGGCTGAGGAATGGTTCCCGTCCTGTGACTGGctttttgcgtggacaggcggagtccccagatcccacgCGGTCCCCCCcttcatgtggaataacgactcatgacaacgtgctatgggattaa